Within Desulfomicrobium escambiense DSM 10707, the genomic segment CTGGGGACGCCAGGTTCGAACCGGATGCGCGGAACACCTTAGAGCGTTCTGAACGAAATGCCCCCGGAGCCCAAGATGAAAAAAGCGACCAGTCCGAATGGGGAGGGGAGGTGCAGGATGACGCCCCTGAGGGAGACGGCAGCCATGACGGCCGTGACAGCTCAGATGATGCCGACGCTTCAGGGGCTTTCCCAGGCAGAGAGGATCAGGACCAGGCAAAGGAGCATGTCCGTGATCTGGTCGGGGCAGGGGAGGACGTCCTCCCGCAAAGCCTCGGCGATATCCTGGCGGACACCCTGCAGGCCACGTCTCGGCAGTCCCAGGAAGGAGCCGTCACCGTGGCCATCCCCACGGAGAAAAGTGCAGCCCCCCTGACCGAGACGGATATCTTGGAGGCACGGATGGCGTCCATGGCGCTGCGGACTAGGATGCAAGGGCTTCTCCAAACCAAGATCCTGGCACGCGCTTCCAGCGGAAGAAGGGGTCGTCTGGATACCGGGCAGCTCCATCGTCTGGCAGTTTCGGATCCCAGGCTTTTCCGGGTCAAGGCCGAGCGAACCGGGATCGATACCACCGTGCACATCCTGCTCGACTGCTCCGGATCAATGGTTCGCAGGATCCGCTTGGCCTGTTGCTCCTGCTATGCCGTCGCCTCTGCCTTGGAAGCATCAAAGATCAACGTCGCCGTGACCGCGTTTCCCAGTTCGCAGTTGCAAAATGGCTCGTATTCAACCGTCGCCCCCGTCATCACGCACGGCCAGAAGGTGCACGCAAATCTGGACCTCGTCCCCGCAGGCGGCACGCCAATGGGGGAAGCCTTGTGGTGGGTCATGCAGGATATGTTGCCTTTGGGCGAGCTGCGAAAGCTCATTCTCGTCGTGACGGATGGGGAGCCGGATTCTCTGGAGTGCGCGACTCAGGCGATCGAGCAGGGATGCAAGGCGGGCTTCGAGATATACGGCATCGGGATCACCAGCCCCGGCATCAACGTGCTCCTGCCAGGGCGCAGCGCCGTGGTGAACTCCATGACGGAGCTAGCCCCAGCGATGTTTACTCTGCTGGAGGGCGCGATTCTTGGGTGCTGATACATCCAACCAGTCAACAACCGTGCGGGGGCCAATGGTCCCCCGTTTTGTTTCAACCAAAAAGGAGCCGATATGAAAGCAAGGAGATTACAAGGCCCGATCCTCGGACCGCCTGACAGGATCATCATTCGTTTGAGCCATGTTCGCCGCATTCGTTCTCTTGAGCACTACAAGGGAGGGAAATTCATATGAGTTGGGGACCAGCCATAGCTATCGCGATCGCTGTACTGGAAATTGTAAGGGAGACACTTGATGACTAATGAAATTATGCCCAGGGAGGACAGAATGGGAAAAATACTGAGTTTTATTGGCGGGTGCATCGCCGGAGTTGCCGGCGTGTTCGCGGTGGCGGTGATGTCGGAATTGTCAACATCTGAGGAAAGTAACGAAGACGCT encodes:
- a CDS encoding cobaltochelatase CobT-related protein — its product is MIDTRAVMRSLPLVASVLGRKYGVKVEIGGTDAYTDGTVIRLPSLPGDVPETLLAMARGYLDHEAGHVRDTDFQALKDASLMPIEKHVWNTLEDWRVEHKLASIFPGCRQNFDWLISHVFGTETEDEPAQPAAIILNWLLLEIRSWDVQALSSKRDILAGQLDTVFPGIRPKIGRVLTVVRTRCRSTQDAIDFAREIVRILDQYANSTEQPVSPNQDEPGDARFEPDARNTLERSERNAPGAQDEKSDQSEWGGEVQDDAPEGDGSHDGRDSSDDADASGAFPGREDQDQAKEHVRDLVGAGEDVLPQSLGDILADTLQATSRQSQEGAVTVAIPTEKSAAPLTETDILEARMASMALRTRMQGLLQTKILARASSGRRGRLDTGQLHRLAVSDPRLFRVKAERTGIDTTVHILLDCSGSMVRRIRLACCSCYAVASALEASKINVAVTAFPSSQLQNGSYSTVAPVITHGQKVHANLDLVPAGGTPMGEALWWVMQDMLPLGELRKLILVVTDGEPDSLECATQAIEQGCKAGFEIYGIGITSPGINVLLPGRSAVVNSMTELAPAMFTLLEGAILGC